From the genome of Flavobacterium luteolum, one region includes:
- a CDS encoding PASTA domain-containing protein, whose amino-acid sequence MSLRQYLTSRVFFLQLLAAAAIIAVIGYLFMHWLTFTTDHGHEIAVPNLSKLTEEQVENKLDELDLDYVLLDSVDYRSEYPKYSVVEQDPLPGTMVKVGRKIYIKINASGFSSVKIPDLIEKTYREAVPTLKALGLEPGTITYIPNLGKDMVLEMRLKGRNLKVGDRVLKASKIDLVLGDGKASYVDESQATDSTAVPAETPNDEQ is encoded by the coding sequence ATGAGTTTACGTCAGTATTTAACAAGCCGAGTTTTTTTCTTGCAATTGCTTGCGGCCGCAGCTATAATTGCGGTTATTGGTTATTTATTTATGCATTGGTTAACTTTTACAACAGATCATGGACATGAAATTGCTGTTCCGAATTTGTCAAAACTAACTGAGGAACAAGTGGAAAACAAATTGGACGAACTTGATTTAGATTACGTTCTTTTGGATAGTGTTGATTACAGAAGTGAATACCCAAAATATAGTGTTGTGGAGCAAGATCCGTTGCCTGGGACAATGGTAAAAGTGGGTAGAAAAATTTATATCAAGATTAATGCTTCTGGTTTTTCTTCTGTGAAAATTCCTGATTTAATCGAGAAAACATATCGTGAGGCTGTACCAACGTTGAAAGCATTAGGTCTTGAGCCAGGAACGATTACGTATATTCCGAATCTTGGAAAAGACATGGTTTTGGAAATGCGTTTAAAAGGAAGAAACTTAAAAGTAGGAGATAGAGTGCTTAAAGCTTCTAAAATTGATTTGGTTTTAGGAGACGGAAAAGCAAGTTATGTTGATGAAAGTCAGGCAACAGATAGTACTGCGGTGCCTGCAGAAACCCCAAATGATGAACAATAA
- a CDS encoding RluA family pseudouridine synthase, with the protein MNNNIEENLDLEDELFEHYRFEVPKGQAFLRIDKYLMYLIPNATRNKIQNAATNGNIFVNEIPVKSNYKVKPFDVITVMLSHPPFENHILPEDIPLNIVYEDDALLLINKEPRMVVHPGHGNYTGTLVNALAHHFDNLPMNSSERPGLVHRIDKDTSGLLVVAKTEAAMTHLAKQFEAKTTEREYIALVWGNVVAESGTIEGNLARHLKDRMQMAVFDDPEIGKPAITHYKVLERFGYVTLISCKLETGRTHQIRAHMKHIGHPLFNDERYGGHLILKGTTFTKYKQFIENCFKALPRQALHAKTLGFVHPNTGELMRFDTELPQDFQDCIEKWRVYVKSHNTEEEN; encoded by the coding sequence ATGAACAATAATATTGAAGAAAATTTAGATCTGGAAGACGAATTATTTGAGCACTACAGATTTGAAGTACCAAAAGGTCAGGCGTTTTTACGTATTGACAAATATTTAATGTATTTGATTCCGAATGCCACGAGAAATAAAATTCAGAATGCGGCAACTAATGGAAACATTTTTGTGAATGAGATTCCAGTAAAATCAAATTACAAAGTAAAACCTTTTGATGTGATAACGGTTATGTTGTCGCATCCTCCGTTTGAAAATCATATTCTTCCTGAAGATATTCCGCTGAATATTGTTTATGAAGATGATGCTCTTTTATTGATTAATAAAGAGCCTAGAATGGTTGTACATCCTGGTCACGGAAATTATACTGGAACTTTGGTAAATGCTTTGGCGCATCATTTTGATAATCTGCCAATGAATAGCAGTGAGCGTCCAGGTTTGGTTCATAGAATTGACAAGGACACTTCTGGTCTTTTGGTTGTGGCTAAAACAGAAGCCGCTATGACGCATTTAGCAAAGCAGTTTGAAGCTAAAACTACCGAACGTGAGTATATTGCTCTGGTTTGGGGGAATGTTGTGGCTGAGAGCGGTACAATTGAAGGAAATCTGGCTAGACATTTAAAAGACAGAATGCAGATGGCCGTATTTGATGATCCAGAAATTGGAAAACCTGCTATTACGCATTATAAAGTTTTGGAGCGTTTTGGTTATGTGACTCTTATTTCTTGTAAATTGGAAACAGGAAGAACACATCAGATTCGTGCGCATATGAAGCATATCGGACATCCGTTATTTAATGATGAGCGTTACGGTGGTCATTTGATTTTGAAAGGAACGACTTTTACGAAATATAAACAGTTTATAGAAAATTGTTTTAAAGCTTTGCCACGTCAGGCGTTACATGCTAAAACACTTGGATTTGTTCATCCGAATACGGGAGAATTAATGCGTTTTGATACAGAATTGCCTCAGGATTTTCAAGATTGTATCGAGAAATGGCGTGTTTATGTGAAGTCGCATAATACGGAAGAAGAGAATTAA